AATTCCAAATTCCCAAGAAAGCCCTCGCCTTCTTCCCCTCGAATAAATATTGCTTCGCTTTCCTTTACATTTTACTGAGCCATtcagagagacagagagagacagacagagaAGAGATGTCCAAAGAAGTGAGCGAAGAGGGCCAAACCCACCACCATGGCAAGGATTACATCGACCCGCCGCCAGCGCCTCTCCTCGACACCGCCGAGCTCAAGCTCTGGTCCTTCTACCGAGCCCTCATCGCCGAGTTCGTCGCCACCCTCCTCTTCCTCTACGTCACCGTCGCCACCGTCATCGGTCACAAGAAGCAGGCCGGCCCCTGCGACGGCGTCGGCCTCCTTGGAATCGCCTGGGCCTTCGGCGGCATGATCTTCATCCTCGTCTACTGCACCGCGGGCATCTCCGGCGGTCACATCAACCCGGCTGTGACTTTCGGCCTCTTCTTGGCCAGAAAGGTCTCGTTGATCCGAGCTCTGGGGTACATGATAGCCCAGTGCCTCGGCGCCATTTGTGGCGTTGGGCTGGTGAAGGCTTTCATGAAGCACCACTACAATTCCCTCGGTGGCGGCGCTAACGCCGTCGCTCATGGCTACAACAACGGCACTGCTCTCGGCGCCGAGATCATCGGTACCTTTGTCCTCGTCTATACCGTCTTCTCTGCCACCGATCCCAAGCGGAACGCTCGTGACTCTCACGTTCCTGTAAGTAGCTTCTAATGGTTTGTAGGCTATTTATTTATAAGCGTATGGAAGAGTTTGACCCGTGCTTTTATGCAGGTTTTGGCACCTCTGCCAATTGGGTTTGCAGTGTTCATGGTTCACTTGGCCACCATCCCCATCACCGGCACCGGAATAAACCCGGCGAGGAGCTTTGGCGCTGCCGTCATCTACAACAATGATAAAGTGTGGGACGACCACGTAAGTTGATTGCCACAGTAATTTCAGtttgaaacaaataataattaaattaaggttCCATGTGTTTTGCTGTTTCTTCTACTGATATGTTCGTTGGTTTTGTGTGGACAGTGGATTTTCTGGGTTGGACCGTTTGTGGGAGCTTTGGCAGCCGCAGCGTACCATCAGTACATTTTGAGAGCCGCCGCCATTAAAGCTCTGGGATCTTTCCGCAGCAACCCCTCCAACtaaactgaatatatatatatgtgtgtgtgtgtgtgtgtgaattgtGTGTTAATTTGATGCTGATCagctcttcttctcctcctttcttcttcttcttcttcgatcttcctcttcctcttcttcttcttcttcttctgtaaCTTTGTTTTTCTTGCGATGAACTTAATTATAGTTT
This genomic stretch from Diospyros lotus cultivar Yz01 chromosome 1, ASM1463336v1, whole genome shotgun sequence harbors:
- the LOC127795343 gene encoding aquaporin PIP2-7: MSKEVSEEGQTHHHGKDYIDPPPAPLLDTAELKLWSFYRALIAEFVATLLFLYVTVATVIGHKKQAGPCDGVGLLGIAWAFGGMIFILVYCTAGISGGHINPAVTFGLFLARKVSLIRALGYMIAQCLGAICGVGLVKAFMKHHYNSLGGGANAVAHGYNNGTALGAEIIGTFVLVYTVFSATDPKRNARDSHVPVLAPLPIGFAVFMVHLATIPITGTGINPARSFGAAVIYNNDKVWDDHWIFWVGPFVGALAAAAYHQYILRAAAIKALGSFRSNPSN